In Arthrobacter sp. SLBN-83, one DNA window encodes the following:
- a CDS encoding dynamin family protein: MAETAPARPPGPVTAGQLGKLVEQGLQLVGSGDRADLRRRLEQAMARLQDPSIRVIVVGEFKQGKSKLINALVNAPVCPVDDDIATSVPTVVRYGEPASAAVLVPAPDNPAPDNAPVENPAGNAAGGIERRPVELADLPAVVSEQGNPGNSRKIAAAEVCLPRRLLTGGLSIIDSPGVGGMGSTHTLTTLTALPTADAMLLVSDASQEYTEPELRFLRQAMRITPNVAAVLSKTDLYPDWRRVAELDRAHLEQVAPDIPLLPLSADLRLEAARLQDSELNDESGFPALVAHLRNDVVGKAERIQRRSVSQDLLSVTENLRLSLQSELDALENPGGTPQRLAELEQARTEADHLRKRSARWQLTLSDGINDLIADMEYDLRDRLRGIQREAENAIDQGDPGPVWTQFSQWLEECVAAAVSDTFVWTSERSQWLAAQVAEHFAADEVSLPVLHVSDSGDALDPVEQMPELDPGRVNPIQKVLIGMRGSYGGVLMFGLLTGIFGMALINPLSVGAGLLLGRKAYREDKETRLKRRQGEAKALVRRQLDDVTFQVGKQLKDRLRLVQRTIRDHFTEIADEYHRSLADSVAAAQKAANSYAQEKEGRIRDIRAELKKVDALHRAAEAVAAEATAARTHTPAGVG, encoded by the coding sequence GTGGCAGAAACAGCACCGGCAAGGCCGCCGGGGCCGGTCACTGCCGGTCAGTTGGGGAAGCTCGTGGAGCAGGGCCTGCAGCTGGTGGGCAGCGGGGACCGCGCGGACCTGCGCCGGAGGCTTGAGCAGGCCATGGCCCGGCTGCAGGACCCCAGTATCAGGGTCATCGTGGTGGGGGAGTTCAAACAGGGAAAGAGCAAACTCATCAATGCCCTGGTGAACGCGCCCGTATGTCCGGTGGATGACGACATCGCCACGTCGGTCCCCACAGTGGTCCGTTACGGGGAGCCGGCGTCGGCCGCAGTCCTTGTCCCCGCCCCGGACAACCCCGCCCCGGACAACGCCCCGGTGGAAAACCCCGCCGGGAATGCTGCCGGCGGCATCGAGCGGCGGCCCGTGGAGCTTGCCGACCTGCCGGCCGTTGTTTCCGAGCAGGGAAACCCGGGAAACAGCAGGAAGATAGCCGCCGCGGAGGTCTGCCTGCCCCGTCGGCTCCTCACAGGCGGGCTCAGCATCATCGATTCCCCGGGCGTGGGCGGCATGGGCTCCACGCACACCCTGACCACCCTCACGGCCCTGCCCACCGCGGACGCCATGCTGCTGGTCTCGGACGCGTCGCAGGAATACACGGAACCGGAACTGCGGTTTCTGCGCCAGGCCATGCGAATCACCCCCAACGTTGCCGCCGTCCTCTCCAAGACCGACTTGTATCCGGATTGGCGGCGGGTGGCGGAGCTGGACAGGGCGCACCTGGAGCAGGTGGCGCCGGACATTCCGCTGCTTCCACTGTCCGCAGACCTCCGCCTGGAAGCTGCCCGGCTCCAGGACAGTGAGCTCAACGACGAGTCGGGCTTCCCGGCACTGGTGGCCCACCTCCGCAACGACGTGGTGGGCAAGGCGGAGCGTATCCAGCGCCGCTCCGTCAGCCAGGACCTGCTGTCCGTCACCGAGAACCTGAGGCTGTCCCTGCAGTCCGAGCTGGATGCCTTGGAAAACCCGGGCGGCACGCCCCAGAGGCTAGCAGAGCTGGAGCAGGCCAGGACGGAGGCGGACCACCTGCGGAAGCGGTCCGCCCGCTGGCAGCTCACGCTCAGTGACGGCATCAACGACCTCATCGCCGATATGGAGTACGACCTGCGGGACCGTCTTCGCGGGATCCAACGGGAAGCCGAGAACGCCATCGACCAGGGTGATCCCGGCCCCGTGTGGACGCAGTTCTCGCAGTGGCTCGAAGAGTGTGTTGCCGCGGCGGTTTCGGACACATTCGTCTGGACCAGCGAGCGGTCGCAATGGCTGGCGGCCCAGGTGGCTGAGCATTTCGCAGCGGACGAGGTATCGCTGCCGGTCCTGCATGTCTCCGATTCCGGGGATGCACTGGATCCGGTGGAGCAGATGCCGGAACTGGATCCCGGCCGGGTGAACCCGATCCAAAAAGTCCTGATCGGCATGCGCGGGTCCTACGGGGGCGTCCTGATGTTCGGCCTCCTGACGGGGATCTTCGGGATGGCCCTCATCAATCCGCTGTCGGTGGGCGCTGGCCTGCTGCTGGGGCGCAAGGCTTACCGGGAGGACAAGGAGACCCGGCTGAAGCGGCGCCAGGGCGAGGCGAAGGCGCTGGTGCGGCGGCAGTTGGACGATGTGACGTTCCAGGTGGGCAAGCAGTTGAAGGACAGGCTGCGCCTGGTCCAGCGGACCATCCGCGACCACTTCACCGAGATCGCGGATGAATACCACAGGTCGCTGGCGGACTCGGTGGCCGCGGCGCAGAAGGCTGCGAACTCGTACGCGCAGGAGAAGGAAGGGCGCATCCGGGACATCAGGGCTGAGCTGAAGAAGGTGGATGCGCTGCACCGTGCCGCAGAAGCCGTGGCCGCGGAGGCAACCGCGGCCAGGACCCATACCCCGGCGGGGGTGGGATGA
- a CDS encoding 1,4-dihydroxy-2-naphthoyl-CoA synthase: protein MSNQIPAPVSDVFDPTRWRVVSGFEDFQDMTYHRQVERDSDGGWVRDLPTVRIAFNRPEVRNAFRPGTVDELYRAMDHARMTPDVATVLLTGNGPSPKDGGHSFCSGGDQRIRGRDGYRYADGETQETIDPARAGRLHILEVQRLMRTMPKVVIAVVNGWAAGGGHSLHVVADLTIASRQHGKFKQTDATVGSFDAGYGSALLARQVGQKTAREIFFLAREYSAEDMVRMGAVNEAVDHGRLEEVALEYAADIARQSPQAIRMLKFAFNLADDGLAGQQVFAGEATRLAYMTDEAVEGKEAFLQKRDPDWSRFPHYF from the coding sequence GTGAGCAACCAGATCCCCGCCCCGGTGTCCGATGTCTTCGATCCCACGCGCTGGCGGGTGGTCTCCGGTTTTGAGGACTTCCAGGACATGACCTACCACCGGCAGGTGGAGCGGGATTCCGACGGCGGCTGGGTGCGTGACCTGCCAACCGTCCGGATTGCCTTCAACCGGCCCGAGGTCCGCAATGCGTTCCGGCCGGGCACCGTGGATGAGCTGTACCGGGCCATGGACCACGCCCGGATGACGCCCGACGTCGCCACCGTCCTGCTCACCGGAAACGGCCCCTCCCCCAAGGACGGCGGCCATTCCTTCTGCTCCGGCGGGGACCAGCGGATCCGCGGCCGCGACGGCTACCGGTACGCCGACGGCGAGACGCAGGAAACCATCGACCCTGCCCGCGCCGGCCGGCTGCACATCCTGGAAGTCCAGCGCCTGATGCGCACCATGCCCAAGGTGGTCATCGCCGTCGTCAACGGCTGGGCCGCCGGCGGCGGCCACTCCCTGCACGTAGTCGCGGACCTCACCATCGCGTCCCGGCAGCACGGCAAGTTCAAGCAGACGGACGCCACCGTTGGCAGCTTCGACGCCGGCTACGGCTCCGCGCTGCTGGCCCGGCAGGTGGGGCAAAAGACCGCCCGCGAGATTTTCTTCCTGGCCCGCGAATATTCCGCAGAAGACATGGTTCGCATGGGCGCCGTCAATGAGGCGGTGGACCATGGGCGGCTGGAAGAGGTGGCCCTGGAGTACGCCGCGGACATCGCCCGGCAGTCCCCGCAGGCCATCCGCATGCTTAAGTTCGCCTTCAACCTGGCGGACGACGGCCTCGCCGGCCAGCAGGTGTTCGCCGGCGAAGCCACCCGACTGGCCTACATGACGGACGAGGCTGTGGAGGGCAAGGAGGCCTTCCTGCAAAAACGCGACCCGGACTGGTCACGCTTCCCGCACTACTTCTAA
- a CDS encoding extracellular solute-binding protein, translating into MSEKTRISSITRRQFGLTALGLSALAAGLSACGGGGGSSSDGGAKTLQLILSGDTNQGGAFAAAAKKYKEATGITIEVVDVPTADITTKLKNAATANDLPALARVTGLDPLWAHQLQDLSDIAKKHGIDEKYLQESPDGITPAIPSDLTAVGLFVNKSLFDKAGVKYPTAIENTWTWDEFIAAVNQVREKAGAKYGVVMDRSGHRLRAMMYEFGSTAFAKENGKYAGDSKAVETLEYFKKINDDQTMPKSVWLSGEDGNAMFKSGQVAAYYSGSWQVADFNKNIKDFQWLSVPLPKKEVNATNLGGGFMIAFKDTGADEEAKKFIDWFYEDANYIEFAQLGGYLPAKDLKVEYQFQQPSFELYQKQIAQNDAKGDNAIKRVVAEAYAETPFSGDPLREETVKMLSGGQDAKTTVDNIVKLYNGA; encoded by the coding sequence TTGTCAGAGAAGACAAGAATCTCAAGCATCACCCGTCGCCAGTTCGGCCTGACTGCCCTGGGGCTCTCGGCCCTGGCCGCTGGCCTTAGTGCCTGCGGCGGGGGAGGAGGGAGCTCCTCTGACGGAGGCGCCAAGACCCTGCAGCTTATCCTGTCCGGGGACACGAACCAGGGCGGCGCCTTCGCTGCCGCGGCGAAGAAGTACAAGGAAGCCACGGGCATCACCATCGAGGTGGTGGACGTTCCCACGGCGGACATCACCACCAAGCTGAAGAACGCCGCCACCGCGAATGATCTTCCTGCGCTGGCCCGCGTTACCGGACTTGATCCGCTGTGGGCCCATCAGCTCCAGGACCTTTCGGATATCGCGAAGAAGCACGGCATTGACGAGAAGTACCTCCAGGAGTCGCCGGACGGCATCACCCCCGCCATTCCCTCGGACCTGACGGCAGTGGGCCTGTTCGTCAACAAGAGCCTCTTCGACAAGGCCGGGGTGAAATACCCCACCGCCATCGAAAACACCTGGACGTGGGATGAATTCATCGCCGCCGTAAACCAGGTCCGCGAAAAGGCCGGCGCCAAGTACGGTGTGGTCATGGACCGCTCCGGCCACCGCCTGCGCGCCATGATGTACGAATTCGGCAGCACCGCCTTCGCCAAGGAGAACGGCAAGTACGCCGGCGACAGCAAGGCGGTTGAAACGCTCGAGTACTTCAAGAAGATCAATGACGACCAGACCATGCCCAAGTCCGTCTGGCTCAGCGGCGAGGACGGCAACGCCATGTTCAAGAGTGGCCAGGTGGCCGCATACTACTCCGGCAGCTGGCAGGTGGCGGACTTCAACAAGAACATCAAGGACTTCCAATGGCTGTCCGTACCGCTGCCGAAGAAGGAAGTGAATGCGACGAACCTCGGCGGCGGCTTCATGATTGCATTCAAGGACACGGGCGCCGACGAAGAAGCGAAGAAGTTCATCGACTGGTTCTATGAGGACGCCAACTACATCGAGTTCGCACAGCTGGGAGGCTACCTTCCGGCGAAGGACCTCAAGGTGGAGTACCAATTCCAGCAACCCTCCTTCGAGCTCTACCAGAAGCAGATTGCCCAGAACGACGCCAAGGGGGACAACGCCATCAAGCGCGTGGTGGCCGAAGCATACGCCGAAACCCCGTTCTCGGGAGACCCGCTGCGCGAGGAGACCGTCAAGATGCTCTCCGGCGGCCAGGATGCCAAGACCACGGTGGACAACATCGTGAAGCTCTACAACGGCGCCTGA
- a CDS encoding 1,4-dihydroxy-2-naphthoate polyprenyltransferase codes for MATAAQWIQGARLRTLPAAIAPVLIGTAAAYEMDSFLLPNAILAALVALLLQVGVNFANDYSDGIRGTDDDRVGPLRLVGSGAAKPEHVKWAAFGTFALAMVFGLVLVFLTQAWWLILVGLGCVMAAWGYTGGKNPYGYMGLGDLFVFVFFGLVATLGTTYTQAGHINLSAVIGAIGTGLIATALLMANNVRDIPTDMQAGKKTLAVRLGDKHARESYVLMLAVAILLVVILAPARPWILIVLLLIPACLMPAWLMINGRKRKSLIPVLKQTGLINLGYSVLFSLGLILSHGF; via the coding sequence GTGGCCACAGCCGCCCAATGGATCCAAGGCGCCCGACTCCGGACGCTGCCGGCAGCGATCGCGCCGGTGCTGATCGGCACTGCCGCCGCCTACGAGATGGACTCGTTCCTGCTGCCCAACGCCATCCTCGCGGCGCTGGTGGCGCTCCTGCTCCAGGTGGGCGTGAACTTCGCGAACGACTACTCGGACGGCATCCGCGGCACCGACGACGACAGGGTGGGACCGCTGCGGCTGGTGGGGTCCGGCGCTGCCAAGCCCGAGCACGTCAAATGGGCGGCGTTCGGCACCTTCGCCCTGGCCATGGTGTTCGGCCTGGTGCTGGTGTTCCTCACCCAGGCCTGGTGGCTGATCCTGGTGGGGCTGGGCTGCGTCATGGCCGCATGGGGCTACACCGGCGGTAAGAACCCCTACGGCTACATGGGCCTGGGCGATCTTTTCGTGTTCGTCTTCTTCGGCCTGGTGGCCACCCTGGGGACCACCTACACCCAGGCGGGGCACATCAACCTGTCAGCGGTCATCGGCGCCATCGGCACCGGGCTGATCGCCACCGCACTGCTCATGGCCAACAACGTCCGGGACATTCCCACGGACATGCAGGCCGGCAAGAAAACGCTGGCGGTGCGGTTGGGGGACAAGCATGCGCGGGAAAGCTACGTCCTGATGCTCGCCGTCGCCATCCTGCTGGTAGTGATCCTGGCGCCGGCCCGGCCGTGGATCCTGATCGTGCTGCTGCTCATCCCCGCCTGCCTGATGCCTGCCTGGCTGATGATCAACGGCCGCAAGCGCAAGAGCCTCATCCCGGTCCTGAAGCAGACCGGCCTGATCAACCTCGGCTACAGCGTGCTGTTCTCACTGGGACTGATCCTCAGCCACGGGTTCTAG
- a CDS encoding DUF4229 domain-containing protein — protein sequence MAFLKYSLIRLAIFVPLFALFMLLQVGALMAVICAALIAFAISYLFFQKQRDAAAAALQHRFSGKAKPLRSAGEVQDANAEDALLDANPDITINNAKGTKNS from the coding sequence GTGGCCTTTTTGAAATATTCCCTTATCCGTTTGGCGATCTTTGTCCCCCTGTTTGCCCTGTTTATGCTCCTGCAGGTAGGGGCGCTGATGGCCGTGATCTGCGCCGCGCTCATTGCCTTTGCCATCAGCTACCTGTTTTTCCAGAAGCAGCGCGATGCTGCCGCGGCGGCCCTGCAGCACCGTTTCTCAGGGAAGGCCAAGCCGTTGCGCTCGGCCGGTGAAGTCCAGGACGCCAACGCCGAGGACGCCCTGCTGGACGCCAACCCGGACATCACCATCAACAACGCCAAGGGCACCAAGAACAGCTAG
- a CDS encoding VOC family protein: MGLNIQIVVDSAKPHELADWWAETLQWTVEPQDAAFIRSMIEQGYASEDQTMTHRGNLVWKDGAAIRPPEEIESKAPERRILFQAAPEGKTVKNRVHWDVRLDGRDKDEVRRELEARGATFLWSARQGPHSWHTMADPEGNEFCIS; this comes from the coding sequence ATGGGACTTAATATCCAGATAGTTGTCGATTCCGCCAAGCCCCATGAGCTCGCGGACTGGTGGGCAGAAACGCTTCAATGGACCGTGGAGCCGCAGGACGCCGCGTTCATCCGCTCGATGATCGAGCAGGGCTACGCCTCCGAAGACCAGACCATGACCCACCGCGGGAACCTGGTGTGGAAGGACGGCGCCGCCATCAGGCCGCCGGAGGAGATCGAGTCCAAGGCCCCGGAACGGCGCATCCTGTTCCAGGCCGCACCGGAGGGAAAGACGGTCAAGAACCGGGTGCACTGGGACGTCAGGCTGGACGGACGGGACAAGGACGAGGTGCGGCGCGAGCTCGAGGCGCGGGGCGCGACGTTCCTCTGGTCGGCCCGGCAGGGCCCGCATTCCTGGCACACCATGGCGGACCCCGAGGGCAACGAGTTCTGCATCAGCTAA
- a CDS encoding AMP-binding protein, with amino-acid sequence MNSEASFTPAQGGPLNIEPALKALAAALHGEGPAVELSVGPDGELVVGHVETPGCDDAVAVVRTSGSTGTPKATLLTVESLAASSMATALRLKGEGQWLLALPVQFVAGIQVLVRSLFAGTRPWVMDLSGGFTPEAFTAAALELTDEIRFTSLVPTQLQRLLDDPSPDTLAVLRRFNAVLLGGAPASPALLAAARDAGVRVVTTYGSAETSGGCIYDGYPLEGVSVRVDTDGRILLGGDTVAAGYIEAPDEETGTFFEEDGVRWYRTSDLGSIDDDGRLTVLGRADDVIITGGVKVSAGHVQEQLEKSDAVAAAFVAGVPSAEWGQAVAAYVALAAAGTDGNEGTAGEGAGGQEPGDPAVVLQEQWQRQLGVLAPKTVLTAPALRMLPNGKPDRLAMTAELSALHRGK; translated from the coding sequence ATGAACAGCGAAGCATCCTTTACCCCGGCCCAGGGCGGCCCGCTCAACATCGAGCCCGCCCTGAAGGCCCTCGCGGCCGCCCTCCACGGCGAGGGCCCCGCCGTCGAACTTTCCGTGGGCCCGGACGGCGAACTCGTCGTGGGCCACGTCGAAACCCCCGGCTGCGATGACGCCGTAGCCGTGGTCCGCACCTCGGGCTCCACCGGCACCCCCAAGGCCACCCTGCTGACCGTGGAGTCCCTGGCCGCCTCTTCCATGGCCACGGCGCTGCGGCTCAAGGGCGAAGGCCAGTGGCTGCTGGCACTGCCGGTGCAGTTCGTGGCCGGCATCCAGGTGCTGGTCCGCTCCCTGTTCGCGGGCACCCGGCCCTGGGTAATGGATCTGTCCGGCGGCTTCACGCCGGAGGCTTTCACCGCCGCGGCACTGGAACTGACGGACGAGATCCGCTTCACCTCCCTGGTTCCCACCCAGCTCCAGCGCCTCCTGGACGATCCGTCGCCGGACACGCTGGCCGTGCTCCGCCGCTTCAACGCCGTCCTGCTGGGCGGCGCCCCTGCGTCTCCGGCACTGCTGGCGGCCGCCCGCGACGCCGGTGTCCGGGTGGTCACCACGTACGGTTCCGCGGAAACCTCCGGCGGCTGCATCTACGACGGCTATCCGCTGGAAGGCGTCTCGGTGCGGGTGGACACCGACGGCAGGATCCTGCTGGGCGGGGACACCGTGGCCGCCGGCTACATCGAGGCACCGGACGAGGAAACCGGAACCTTCTTCGAGGAGGACGGGGTGCGCTGGTACCGTACCAGCGACCTGGGCTCCATTGACGACGACGGCCGGCTCACCGTGCTGGGCCGCGCCGACGATGTGATCATCACCGGCGGCGTGAAGGTTTCCGCCGGCCACGTGCAGGAACAGTTGGAGAAATCCGACGCCGTCGCCGCGGCTTTTGTTGCAGGCGTCCCGTCCGCGGAGTGGGGGCAGGCCGTGGCCGCCTACGTGGCCCTTGCCGCGGCGGGCACGGACGGCAACGAAGGGACCGCGGGAGAAGGTGCCGGCGGGCAGGAACCTGGGGATCCCGCCGTCGTACTTCAAGAGCAATGGCAGCGGCAGCTGGGGGTCCTGGCGCCCAAGACAGTCCTCACGGCGCCCGCGCTGCGGATGCTGCCCAACGGCAAGCCCGACCGGCTCGCCATGACCGCCGAACTCAGCGCCCTGCACCGGGGAAAGTAG
- a CDS encoding dynamin family protein, which translates to MTASTTAGAAALIREALEVYADDLHATQELQGYARRLAEPLRIAIAGMVKAGKSTLLNAIIGEEIAPTDTGECTRIVTWYRHGHTPRITLHPTAGEPRALPLKRVEGRLVFVLDGVRAEEVERLDVEWPAPALQRMTLIDTPGIASVSQDVSARSLAFLTPEDSPSEADAVIYLMRHLHASDLRFLEAFGDTTAGRSGTVNAIAVLSRADEVGAGRIDSLLSAGNIAERYSHDPNLRKLALGVVPVAGLLAQSARTLRQPDFEALQLLATLDRTERERMMLSADRFRRSTAPAGLTEEARESLLERYGLFGIRLAVVLIRNGFAEPTPLAHELARRSGLDPLLDVMDRQFQARAEALKARTALVAVENLLASRPRQGTENLAASLERLQANAHEFRELRLLGALRTSGAELAPELAAEAERLVGGLGATAYRRLALAPDAGPEMLAAEARRCLARWRAVAESPLTPRSAGEVCRVVIRSCEGVLAECAGKDRQPQSA; encoded by the coding sequence ATGACGGCGTCCACCACGGCTGGGGCCGCGGCGCTGATCCGGGAAGCGCTGGAGGTATACGCCGATGACCTTCACGCCACCCAGGAACTGCAGGGCTATGCCCGGCGGCTTGCGGAGCCACTGCGGATTGCCATTGCCGGCATGGTGAAGGCCGGCAAATCAACGCTCCTGAACGCCATCATCGGTGAGGAGATCGCACCCACGGACACCGGCGAGTGCACCCGGATCGTCACCTGGTACCGCCACGGCCACACACCCCGCATCACGCTCCACCCTACGGCTGGGGAACCCCGGGCCCTGCCGCTGAAGCGCGTGGAGGGGCGCCTGGTCTTCGTCCTTGACGGCGTACGGGCGGAAGAAGTGGAACGGCTCGATGTCGAATGGCCGGCGCCGGCACTGCAGCGCATGACCTTGATCGACACCCCCGGCATCGCTTCCGTCTCCCAGGACGTGTCCGCGCGGTCGCTGGCGTTCCTGACCCCGGAGGATTCGCCGTCGGAAGCTGACGCGGTCATTTACCTCATGCGCCATCTGCACGCGTCCGACCTCAGGTTCCTGGAAGCGTTCGGCGACACAACGGCTGGCCGCTCGGGCACGGTCAACGCCATCGCAGTGCTGTCCCGGGCCGATGAAGTGGGGGCCGGCCGCATCGACTCCCTTCTGTCCGCCGGCAACATCGCGGAAAGGTACAGCCACGACCCCAACCTGCGGAAGCTTGCCCTCGGCGTTGTCCCGGTGGCGGGGCTCCTGGCCCAAAGCGCCCGTACCCTGCGGCAGCCGGACTTCGAAGCACTCCAGCTGCTGGCCACCCTGGACCGAACCGAGCGTGAACGGATGATGCTGTCCGCCGACAGGTTCCGCCGGTCCACCGCGCCCGCGGGCCTGACGGAAGAGGCAAGGGAATCCCTGCTGGAACGCTATGGGCTTTTCGGCATCCGCCTGGCCGTGGTCCTGATCCGCAACGGGTTTGCCGAACCCACGCCGCTGGCCCACGAGCTGGCCCGGCGGAGCGGCCTGGACCCCCTGCTGGACGTCATGGACCGGCAGTTCCAGGCCAGGGCGGAAGCGCTCAAGGCCAGGACCGCCCTGGTGGCGGTGGAAAACCTCCTGGCCAGCCGGCCGCGGCAGGGGACGGAAAACCTGGCGGCGTCCCTGGAGCGGCTGCAGGCCAACGCGCATGAGTTCCGCGAGCTCCGGCTGCTGGGGGCGCTGCGGACATCCGGGGCGGAGCTGGCCCCGGAGCTGGCTGCGGAAGCCGAACGGCTGGTGGGCGGGTTGGGCGCAACAGCATACCGCCGGCTGGCCCTGGCACCCGATGCCGGACCCGAGATGCTGGCTGCTGAGGCCAGGCGCTGCCTGGCCCGATGGCGTGCAGTCGCTGAAAGTCCGCTGACACCACGGTCCGCGGGCGAGGTATGCCGGGTGGTGATCCGAAGCTGCGAGGGAGTGCTGGCAGAATGTGCGGGCAAGGACCGGCAGCCGCAGTCGGCGTAG
- a CDS encoding PLD nuclease N-terminal domain-containing protein translates to MLFRVALAVAVLVIFVYGLVDVIRTEGRLTRGISKPAWIIVQIVLPVLGAILWLLIGRPRGTAQPRPSYPHPTAPDDDPDFLRNLEARRRNQAEAERLKKLRDELEAKAKEDGGKGQRGTDEHDADGLK, encoded by the coding sequence ATGCTGTTCCGTGTGGCTTTGGCCGTCGCAGTCCTCGTCATCTTCGTGTATGGCCTGGTGGACGTGATCCGCACTGAAGGCCGCCTTACCCGGGGCATTTCGAAACCGGCCTGGATCATCGTGCAGATCGTCCTGCCGGTCCTGGGCGCAATCCTCTGGCTGCTGATTGGGCGCCCGCGCGGCACAGCGCAGCCGCGGCCCAGCTACCCCCACCCCACGGCCCCGGACGATGACCCGGACTTCCTCCGCAACCTCGAGGCCCGCCGCCGCAACCAGGCCGAAGCCGAGCGGCTGAAGAAACTCCGCGACGAACTGGAGGCCAAGGCCAAGGAGGACGGCGGAAAAGGCCAGCGCGGTACCGATGAGCACGACGCCGACGGGCTGAAATAG
- a CDS encoding IniB N-terminal domain-containing protein, with protein MPTLANDLVQFLMQLFGNREAVQEFLDDPERALAEHGLGNVCSADVDAAMPVVLDYAPITVNASSFDRLHNTGGNSAWSGPGGSGFTASGPGGTTAAYAGSAAAIHGGVHSPGQGGADYDHDDHAHAVQQLHNVVNHFSYTSNTTMLDHRDTMTDQSVNQNIWAHGDVEQWFDHDAVVAAGDHAVAGGDDASVRDSNNIRDSYNADHSTDNSTNNSIHAGGDIGMGNELTAISGSFNADDSFNTDVGLDVDDSFNDNSNNADYSDHSDHSVSTDTAVDVHDSFNDNSDNSTHNSVEVEDSFNPDNSTTTAVDVHVDDSFQDNSATNIVEDNLVVADSQLDFAEDNPTHPDVDLDNHTAAIDHGVVDDSTAL; from the coding sequence ATGCCAACACTCGCAAACGACCTTGTTCAGTTCCTGATGCAGCTTTTTGGCAACCGGGAGGCGGTCCAGGAGTTCCTGGACGACCCCGAGCGGGCATTGGCGGAACACGGCCTGGGCAACGTGTGCTCGGCTGACGTGGACGCCGCAATGCCAGTTGTCCTCGACTACGCTCCCATCACCGTCAACGCCTCATCCTTCGACCGCCTGCACAACACCGGCGGAAACAGTGCCTGGTCCGGGCCTGGGGGGTCTGGGTTCACAGCGTCCGGGCCGGGAGGCACGACGGCGGCGTACGCCGGGAGTGCCGCGGCCATCCACGGTGGGGTGCACAGTCCAGGGCAAGGCGGGGCGGACTACGACCATGACGACCACGCCCACGCGGTCCAGCAGCTCCACAACGTGGTGAACCACTTCTCCTACACCAGCAACACCACCATGCTCGATCACCGGGACACCATGACGGACCAGTCCGTCAACCAAAATATCTGGGCGCACGGAGACGTGGAGCAGTGGTTCGACCATGACGCAGTGGTGGCCGCCGGGGACCACGCAGTGGCCGGCGGTGACGACGCCAGTGTCAGGGACTCCAACAACATTCGGGATTCCTACAACGCGGACCATTCGACCGATAACTCCACGAACAACTCCATCCATGCGGGCGGCGACATCGGCATGGGCAATGAACTGACCGCGATCTCCGGTTCCTTCAACGCCGACGACTCCTTCAACACGGACGTCGGCCTGGATGTGGACGATTCCTTCAATGACAACTCGAACAACGCGGACTACTCCGACCACTCGGACCACTCCGTCAGCACGGACACGGCCGTGGACGTCCACGACTCGTTCAACGACAACTCGGACAACTCCACCCACAACTCCGTGGAGGTGGAGGATTCCTTCAACCCGGACAACTCCACCACAACCGCGGTGGACGTCCACGTGGACGACTCGTTCCAGGACAATTCGGCCACGAACATCGTGGAGGACAACCTGGTGGTTGCCGACAGCCAGCTCGATTTCGCGGAGGACAATCCGACCCATCCCGATGTGGACCTGGACAACCACACCGCCGCCATCGACCATGGGGTGGTTGACGACTCCACCGCGCTGTAA